A window from Micromonospora profundi encodes these proteins:
- a CDS encoding protein phosphatase 2C domain-containing protein produces MTLTLRYAAHSDRGLIRDGNQDSVYAGPRLLAVADGMGGMAAGDVASNIVIGAMAPLDEDVPGDALVDALRSAVGTANQQLRDTVDANPQLEGMGTTLTATLFSGSKLGMVHIGDSRAYLLRNGEFSQITKDDTYVQMLVDEGRISAEEASSHPQRSLLTRALDGRDIDPEYSVRQVLPGDRYLICSDGLSGVVSAETIGDSLREYTDPQQCVERLVQLALRGGGPDNITVIIADATDHDIVEATPIVGGAAARDRGMATSADNSTPAARASALSAPRPAVPEEPTSSDDEPEQRRHRPVRATAMALAILVIIGGGLFAGWTYTQRQYYVGATDEGQVAVFRGIQGQIAGVDLSTVHRTSSTRLDDLTVAAQDTVKVGIRAKSEPDAERQLAELTSDTPTNPNLKPICPPDPTAVGGTPSASPTTALPGTTPEPNGSPSAGAPVTPNGVVSASPTLAATDLTSPSDATPSDSTAPGLDPAGCRSPE; encoded by the coding sequence ATGACTCTGACCCTGCGCTATGCGGCCCACAGCGACCGCGGTCTGATCCGTGACGGCAATCAAGACTCCGTCTACGCCGGGCCGCGGCTACTCGCCGTTGCCGACGGCATGGGCGGTATGGCCGCCGGTGACGTCGCCAGCAACATCGTCATCGGTGCCATGGCGCCGCTCGACGAGGACGTCCCAGGGGACGCCCTCGTCGACGCGTTGCGTTCGGCCGTGGGCACCGCCAACCAACAGCTCCGCGACACGGTGGACGCCAACCCGCAGTTGGAGGGGATGGGCACCACGCTGACGGCGACCCTCTTCTCCGGCAGCAAGCTGGGGATGGTCCACATCGGCGACTCGCGGGCCTATCTGCTGCGCAACGGTGAGTTCTCCCAGATCACCAAGGACGACACGTACGTCCAGATGCTCGTCGACGAGGGCCGGATCAGCGCCGAGGAGGCGAGCAGCCACCCGCAGCGTTCGCTGCTGACCCGCGCCCTGGACGGCCGGGACATCGACCCCGAATATTCGGTGCGTCAGGTGCTGCCCGGTGACCGTTACCTGATCTGCAGCGACGGCCTGTCGGGTGTGGTCAGCGCCGAGACGATCGGTGATTCCCTGCGGGAGTACACCGACCCGCAGCAGTGCGTCGAGCGCCTGGTTCAGCTCGCCCTGCGCGGTGGCGGCCCGGACAACATCACTGTGATCATCGCCGACGCCACCGACCACGACATCGTCGAGGCGACCCCGATCGTGGGCGGCGCCGCCGCCCGGGACCGGGGCATGGCCACCTCCGCCGACAACTCGACCCCTGCCGCCCGGGCCTCGGCGCTCTCCGCGCCGCGCCCGGCTGTGCCGGAGGAGCCGACGTCCTCGGACGACGAGCCGGAGCAGCGGAGGCACCGACCGGTGCGGGCCACCGCGATGGCGCTGGCCATCCTGGTGATCATCGGCGGTGGTCTCTTCGCCGGCTGGACGTACACGCAGCGCCAGTACTACGTGGGTGCCACCGACGAAGGGCAGGTCGCTGTCTTCCGGGGCATCCAGGGGCAGATCGCCGGAGTTGACCTCTCCACCGTGCACCGCACCAGCAGCACCCGGCTGGACGACCTCACCGTCGCCGCTCAGGACACCGTCAAGGTGGGCATCCGGGCCAAGAGCGAGCCGGACGCCGAACGTCAGCTCGCCGAGCTGACGAGCGACACCCCGACCAACCCGAACCTGAAGCCGATCTGCCCGCCCGACCCGACGGCGGTGGGCGGCACGCCGTCGGCCTCGCCGACAACCGCCCTTCCCGGGACCACCCCGGAGCCGAACGGCAGCCCCAGCGCCGGGGCGCCGGTGACCCCCAACGGGGTCGTCAGCGCAAGCCCGACCCTCGCGGCCACCGATCTGACCTCCCCATCCGACGCCACGCCCTCCGATTCGACAGCGCCGGGGCTCGACCCGGCCGGCTGCCGGTCTCCTGAGTGA
- a CDS encoding SanA/YdcF family protein, producing the protein MTDSEATAAGPVRRWPRRLRRAAILGVVVLLLASLPWLWTTLAARGHLHSEADAPAADVVIVLGTAVAADRQRPGDRLAGRLETAAALVTSGRAKVVLVSGDGGGTSGDEPAVMTSYLAGLGVDPQRVVADPFGLDTYDSCLRAREVYGVERALIVTQSYHLSRAVTLCRQIGLDVDGVTARCDGCGAALLAEKSVRDYFASGKAAWDAVRGRAPAVSSPADPAVQNALRP; encoded by the coding sequence ATGACCGACTCAGAAGCGACAGCGGCCGGGCCGGTGCGCCGCTGGCCTCGACGCCTCAGACGCGCGGCCATCCTGGGCGTCGTCGTGCTGCTGCTCGCCAGCCTTCCGTGGCTGTGGACGACGCTCGCCGCACGCGGCCATCTGCACTCGGAGGCCGACGCGCCGGCCGCCGACGTGGTGATCGTCCTGGGCACCGCCGTGGCAGCTGATCGGCAACGTCCCGGTGACCGGCTCGCCGGCCGCCTGGAGACCGCCGCGGCGCTGGTGACCAGTGGGCGGGCCAAGGTCGTCCTCGTGTCGGGCGACGGCGGTGGCACCTCGGGTGACGAGCCGGCGGTGATGACGTCGTACCTCGCCGGGCTCGGTGTCGATCCGCAGCGCGTGGTGGCCGACCCGTTCGGCCTCGACACGTACGACAGCTGCCTGCGAGCACGCGAGGTGTACGGCGTCGAGCGGGCACTTATCGTCACCCAGTCCTACCACCTGTCCCGAGCGGTGACGCTGTGCCGGCAGATCGGCCTCGACGTCGACGGCGTGACCGCCCGCTGCGACGGCTGCGGCGCTGCCCTGCTCGCGGAGAAGTCGGTTCGGGACTACTTCGCCAGTGGCAAGGCGGCGTGGGACGCGGTCCGGGGCCGGGCGCCAGCGGTCAGCTCGCCCGCGGACCCGGCGGTCCAGAACGCACTACGGCCCTGA
- a CDS encoding peptidoglycan D,D-transpeptidase FtsI family protein, with translation MNAPLRRVGVVVIVLFGLLFANLNWIQAYKADEYRTSDYNGRVQVADYKRKRGNIEAGGTALATSKETTGKLKFQRSYPGGAKYAHVLGYKPVNLADKGIEQVENDFLAGTSDQLIGDRFKDLFTGDETGGGNVLLTLSKRAQDVAYDQLRNNQVGAKKGAAIAIDPRTGAVQALVSMPSFDPNPLVSHNTNEATAAFNKLEQDPEGPLKNRALGETLPPGSTFKIVIAAAALENGVTKTTQIPAGSSYTPPTSGSQIRNAAPSICPESQVTLMDAVTESCNTGFAQLGVRLGADTVKEKARQFGFEQEDLTVGHLGEGGLPTAASRTGDMQNPDGSTDPAALAQSSIGQNNVRMTPLEGALIASAVANNGSQMRPYLVRQLLAPDRTTSYYTAKPRELRQPVSGQVATDLREMMVSVVQNGTGRKAAINGYTVGGKTGTAQSAPDRPDHGWFIGFALDKNGNPVSAVCVVLEQAGSGGSAEAARIGGQIMRAAIADPGGR, from the coding sequence GTGAACGCACCCCTGCGCCGCGTCGGCGTCGTCGTCATTGTCCTGTTCGGCCTGCTCTTCGCGAACCTCAACTGGATCCAGGCGTACAAGGCCGATGAATACCGCACCAGCGACTACAACGGTCGGGTCCAGGTTGCCGACTACAAGCGCAAGCGCGGCAACATCGAGGCCGGCGGCACCGCGCTGGCCACCAGCAAGGAGACCACCGGCAAGCTGAAGTTCCAGCGCTCCTACCCGGGCGGTGCCAAGTACGCCCACGTGCTCGGCTACAAGCCTGTCAACCTGGCCGACAAGGGCATCGAGCAGGTGGAGAACGACTTCCTGGCCGGCACCAGCGACCAGTTGATCGGCGACCGGTTCAAGGACCTGTTCACCGGTGACGAGACCGGTGGTGGCAACGTCCTGCTCACGCTCTCCAAGCGGGCGCAGGACGTGGCGTACGACCAGCTGCGCAACAACCAGGTGGGGGCGAAGAAGGGCGCGGCGATCGCCATCGACCCGCGTACCGGGGCGGTACAGGCGCTGGTCTCGATGCCAAGCTTCGACCCGAACCCGCTGGTCAGCCACAACACCAATGAGGCGACCGCGGCGTTCAACAAGCTGGAGCAGGACCCGGAGGGTCCGCTGAAGAACCGCGCGCTCGGCGAGACGCTGCCGCCGGGCTCCACCTTCAAGATCGTGATCGCCGCCGCAGCCCTGGAGAACGGCGTCACCAAGACCACCCAGATCCCGGCCGGGTCGAGCTACACGCCGCCCACCTCCGGCAGCCAGATCCGCAACGCCGCTCCGTCGATCTGCCCCGAGTCGCAGGTCACCCTGATGGACGCGGTCACCGAATCCTGCAACACCGGCTTCGCCCAGCTCGGGGTGCGCCTCGGCGCCGACACCGTGAAGGAGAAGGCGCGGCAGTTCGGGTTCGAGCAGGAAGACCTCACAGTGGGTCACCTCGGCGAGGGCGGCCTGCCCACGGCGGCCAGCCGGACCGGGGACATGCAGAACCCCGACGGCAGCACCGACCCGGCCGCGCTCGCCCAGTCCTCGATCGGGCAGAACAACGTCCGGATGACCCCGCTGGAAGGCGCCCTGATCGCGAGCGCGGTCGCCAACAACGGCAGCCAGATGCGGCCGTACCTGGTCCGGCAGTTGCTCGCTCCGGACCGGACCACCAGCTACTACACCGCCAAGCCCCGGGAGCTGCGCCAGCCGGTCAGCGGTCAGGTCGCGACCGACCTGCGCGAGATGATGGTCAGCGTGGTGCAGAACGGCACCGGCCGGAAGGCAGCCATCAACGGCTACACCGTCGGTGGCAAGACCGGCACCGCCCAGTCCGCCCCGGACCGCCCCGACCACGGTTGGTTCATCGGCTTCGCCCTGGACAAGAACGGCAACCCGGTCTCCGCGGTGTGTGTGGTGCTGGAGCAGGCCGGCAGTGGCGGGAGCGCCGAGGCCGCACGCATCGGCGGCCAGATAATGCGAGCCGCCATCGCCGACCCCGGGGGTCGCTGA
- a CDS encoding FtsW/RodA/SpoVE family cell cycle protein, with protein sequence MTVAATPAPSPATTGGDSGVRLARSRRNAELSLLLLAMVIVAAYMATVEANLLDTVTPDFWMPAAAVGAVFLGLHLVIRFLAPYADPALLPAVALLNGLGVGFLRRIDLGEAAPADREGLATFAGIGGRQLAWTLASVILAAVLLAIMRDHRSISRYAYTLGLAGIVLVMLPAVLPSSISEINGAKLWIRVGGFSIQPGEFAKLALLVFFAYYLVRKREVLSLASRRFLGIDFPRGRDLGPVVVVWLISVLVLVFEKDLGTSLLYFGMFVVTLYIATERVSWLLIGLILFFGGAYLAYILGSTVGGPFANFYVRAEIWLDPFADPHGKGYQLVQGLLALGTGGLFGAGPGGGQPDILPEVQNDFIFAGIGEEIGLFGLSALLVVYLLIVERGLRAALAVRDSFGKLLAGGLAFTLGLQVFVIVGGISKLIPLTGQTTPFLSAGGSSLMANWLLIAVLLRVSDGARRPVTGGGGKAARPTGGPPEQLHGAPTEVIKP encoded by the coding sequence GTGACCGTAGCGGCCACACCGGCACCCTCGCCCGCCACCACGGGCGGGGATTCCGGCGTACGCCTGGCCCGGTCACGTCGCAACGCCGAGCTGTCCCTGCTGCTGTTGGCCATGGTGATCGTGGCCGCGTACATGGCGACCGTCGAGGCGAACCTGCTGGACACTGTCACCCCGGACTTCTGGATGCCCGCTGCCGCAGTCGGCGCGGTCTTCCTCGGCCTGCACCTGGTGATCCGGTTCCTCGCCCCGTACGCCGACCCGGCGCTGCTGCCTGCGGTGGCCCTGCTCAACGGCCTCGGGGTGGGCTTCCTGCGCCGGATCGACCTGGGCGAGGCGGCACCTGCCGACCGGGAGGGCCTGGCCACCTTCGCCGGTATCGGCGGCCGGCAGTTGGCCTGGACGCTCGCCTCGGTGATCCTCGCCGCCGTCCTGCTGGCCATCATGCGCGACCACCGTTCGATCTCCCGGTACGCGTACACCCTGGGGCTTGCCGGCATCGTGCTGGTGATGCTCCCGGCGGTGCTGCCCAGCAGCATCTCCGAGATCAACGGCGCGAAGCTGTGGATCCGGGTCGGTGGCTTCTCCATCCAGCCAGGCGAGTTCGCCAAGCTGGCGCTGCTTGTCTTCTTCGCCTACTACCTGGTGCGCAAGCGCGAGGTGTTGTCGCTGGCCAGCCGGCGTTTTCTCGGCATCGACTTCCCGCGCGGGCGCGACCTCGGCCCGGTCGTGGTGGTCTGGCTGATCAGCGTCCTGGTGCTGGTCTTCGAGAAGGACCTCGGCACCTCGCTGCTCTACTTCGGCATGTTCGTGGTGACGCTCTACATCGCCACCGAACGGGTCAGTTGGCTGCTGATCGGTCTGATCCTCTTCTTCGGGGGCGCCTACCTCGCCTACATCCTCGGCTCGACGGTCGGTGGGCCGTTCGCCAACTTCTACGTGCGCGCGGAGATCTGGCTGGACCCGTTCGCCGATCCGCACGGCAAGGGCTACCAACTCGTCCAGGGCCTGCTCGCCCTCGGCACGGGCGGGCTGTTCGGCGCCGGGCCGGGCGGCGGCCAACCGGACATCCTGCCCGAGGTGCAGAACGACTTCATCTTCGCCGGCATCGGTGAGGAGATCGGCCTCTTCGGCCTCTCCGCGCTGCTCGTGGTCTACCTGCTGATCGTGGAGCGGGGCCTGCGCGCCGCGCTCGCGGTGCGTGACTCGTTCGGCAAGCTGCTCGCCGGCGGTCTCGCGTTCACCCTGGGCCTCCAGGTCTTCGTGATCGTCGGCGGCATCAGCAAGCTCATCCCGCTCACCGGTCAGACCACGCCGTTCCTGTCCGCCGGTGGTTCGTCGCTGATGGCCAACTGGCTGCTCATCGCGGTGCTGCTGCGGGTCTCCGACGGCGCACGCCGTCCGGTGACCGGTGGTGGTGGCAAGGCGGCCCGACCGACGGGTGGCCCGCCCGAGCAGTTGCACGGTGCTCCCACGGAGGTGATCAAGCCGTGA
- a CDS encoding aminodeoxychorismate/anthranilate synthase component II, whose product MRVLVIDNYDSFVFNLVQYLGQLGVDCEVRRNDEIDVAEVGRVGAAGILLSPGPGSPDRAGICLDVIREYAGELPIFGVCLGHQAIGEAFGATVTRAPELLHGKTSDVRHRSVGVLAGLPDPFTATRYHSLAVLPETLPDELEVTGWTGSGVVMAMRHRTLPIEGVQFHPESVLTEGGHLMLANWLAGCGHPEALERAPALAAEVDARRLAAFATT is encoded by the coding sequence ATGCGCGTCCTGGTGATCGACAACTACGACTCGTTCGTCTTCAACCTCGTGCAATATCTGGGCCAGCTCGGCGTGGACTGCGAGGTCCGCCGCAACGACGAGATCGACGTGGCCGAGGTCGGCCGGGTGGGCGCGGCGGGCATCCTGCTCTCACCCGGGCCGGGCAGCCCCGATCGCGCCGGCATCTGCCTTGACGTCATCCGGGAGTACGCGGGCGAGCTGCCGATCTTCGGCGTCTGCCTCGGTCACCAGGCCATCGGCGAGGCGTTCGGTGCGACAGTGACCCGGGCCCCCGAGCTGCTGCACGGCAAGACCTCCGACGTACGGCACCGGTCGGTTGGCGTGCTCGCCGGCCTGCCCGACCCGTTCACCGCCACCCGCTACCACTCGCTGGCCGTGCTGCCCGAGACGCTTCCCGACGAGCTTGAGGTCACCGGCTGGACGGGCTCCGGCGTGGTGATGGCGATGCGGCACCGCACACTGCCGATCGAGGGCGTGCAGTTCCACCCGGAGTCGGTGCTCACCGAGGGCGGTCACCTGATGCTCGCCAACTGGCTGGCCGGCTGCGGTCACCCGGAGGCGCTGGAACGGGCACCCGCGCTGGCCGCCGAGGTCGACGCCCGCCGCCTGGCGGCGTTCGCCACCACCTGA
- the pknB gene encoding Stk1 family PASTA domain-containing Ser/Thr kinase, with protein sequence MTAQARLLGGRYQVGELLGYGGMAEVHRGRDLRLGRDVAIKMLRTDLARDATFQMRFRREAQNAASLNHPAIVAVYDTGEETAPTGETLPFIVMEFVNGRTLKEVLGAEGRLQPRRALEICADMCAALEFSHRHGIIHRDIKPGNVMLTQTGQVKVMDFGIARALASGATTMTQTSAVIGTAQYLSPEQARGEAVDARSDVYAGGCVLFELVCGHPPFVGDSPVSVAYQHVRETPPTPSDINPDVNPAVDAIVLKALSKNPLNRYQSAGEMRADLLRAAAGRPVLATPVLREAETVAMAPAGGGGGYPAAGGGAQTRQIPARVGDPRQRKASSWLIALFSAVGVLAVIALVAALLWSQQQDEALKPVPTLTGKSQTAAITEIRNAGFQPVVGDPVFASDCTEGSVVRQDPGPGGRLKQNASVTIQVCGGKPEVAVPAGLKGSKRESAIARLTEAKLKYEVKTVDNEAPQNEVLSVDPPEGQRVPEGTQVTLTVSNGKVREVPDVVGLSENEATRVLRNAGFTVSSQNGPEVPAAEAGKVTDQSPNAKDKKPTGTRVTIKVSQPEPETDPTPSGTPTGTPTGTPTTPGSGGGGGLPFPPPPTRLPQD encoded by the coding sequence ATGACAGCGCAGGCCCGCCTGCTCGGTGGCAGGTACCAGGTCGGCGAGCTGCTCGGCTATGGCGGCATGGCCGAGGTGCACCGCGGTCGCGACCTCCGGCTCGGTCGGGACGTCGCGATCAAGATGCTCCGAACCGACCTCGCCCGGGACGCGACGTTCCAGATGCGGTTCCGTCGGGAGGCGCAGAATGCCGCCTCGCTCAACCACCCGGCGATCGTGGCTGTCTACGACACCGGCGAGGAGACCGCGCCGACCGGTGAGACGTTGCCGTTCATCGTCATGGAGTTCGTCAACGGCCGGACGTTGAAGGAGGTGCTCGGCGCCGAAGGGCGACTTCAGCCACGTCGAGCGCTGGAGATCTGCGCCGACATGTGCGCGGCGCTGGAGTTCAGCCACCGGCACGGCATCATCCACCGGGACATCAAACCGGGCAACGTCATGCTCACCCAGACCGGCCAGGTCAAGGTGATGGACTTCGGCATTGCCCGGGCTCTGGCCAGCGGCGCGACCACGATGACGCAGACAAGCGCGGTCATCGGCACGGCGCAGTACCTTTCCCCGGAGCAGGCGCGCGGTGAGGCCGTCGACGCCCGTTCCGACGTGTATGCGGGCGGCTGCGTGCTCTTCGAGCTGGTATGCGGGCACCCGCCGTTCGTCGGTGACAGCCCGGTGAGCGTCGCCTACCAGCACGTACGCGAGACGCCGCCGACGCCGAGCGACATCAACCCGGACGTCAACCCGGCTGTCGACGCGATCGTGCTCAAGGCGCTGTCGAAGAACCCGCTCAACCGTTACCAGAGTGCCGGGGAGATGCGGGCCGACCTGCTGCGCGCCGCCGCCGGTCGACCGGTGCTCGCCACTCCGGTGCTGCGTGAGGCCGAGACGGTGGCGATGGCTCCGGCCGGCGGCGGAGGCGGCTACCCGGCTGCCGGCGGCGGGGCGCAGACCCGGCAGATCCCGGCCCGGGTCGGCGACCCGCGTCAGCGCAAGGCGTCCTCCTGGCTGATCGCCCTGTTCAGCGCGGTCGGTGTGCTGGCGGTGATCGCCCTGGTGGCGGCCCTGCTCTGGAGCCAGCAGCAGGACGAGGCGCTGAAGCCGGTGCCGACCCTTACTGGCAAGAGTCAGACAGCCGCGATCACGGAGATCCGCAATGCCGGGTTCCAGCCGGTGGTGGGCGATCCGGTGTTCGCCAGCGACTGCACGGAGGGCAGCGTGGTCCGACAGGACCCCGGGCCGGGCGGTCGGCTGAAGCAGAACGCCTCGGTGACGATCCAGGTCTGTGGTGGCAAGCCCGAGGTAGCGGTTCCGGCGGGGCTCAAGGGCAGCAAGCGGGAGAGCGCGATCGCCCGGCTCACCGAGGCGAAGCTCAAGTACGAGGTCAAGACGGTGGACAACGAGGCGCCCCAGAACGAGGTCCTCAGCGTCGACCCGCCGGAGGGCCAGCGCGTTCCCGAGGGCACGCAGGTGACGCTGACGGTGTCCAACGGCAAGGTCCGCGAGGTGCCGGACGTGGTCGGGTTGAGCGAGAACGAGGCCACCCGCGTCCTTCGCAACGCGGGCTTCACTGTGAGTTCCCAGAACGGGCCGGAGGTGCCGGCGGCTGAGGCCGGCAAGGTCACCGACCAGAGCCCGAACGCCAAGGACAAGAAGCCGACAGGCACGAGGGTGACCATCAAGGTGAGCCAGCCGGAACCGGAGACCGACCCGACGCCGTCGGGCACACCGACGGGCACACCGACCGGTACGCCGACCACGCCTGGCAGCGGAGGCGGCGGCGGCCTGCCGTTCCCGCCTCCGCCGACCCGACTTCCCCAGGACTAG
- a CDS encoding serine/threonine-protein kinase: MLSPGVQLGNRYRLDERIASGGMGDVWRGTDQVLGRTVAVKSLLPALLDDPDFAERFRGEARTMATINHPGVVDVYDFGNDQQIAFLVMEYVEGDALSSTLSRVGRLTPARTMALVAQAADALHAAHEKGIVHRDVKPGNLLVRPNGTLVLTDFGIARSDMVGQLTAAGSVLGTASYISPEQATGGVATPASDVYALGVVAYQCLAGRRPFEGDNPLDIAMRHVRETPRPLPADIPPQVRAVVERALAKDPAARWPSAAALAGVARQLKAALSQQARAGGNPGPVSAAPASPAAPGRAQVPQAHQMRPPGAPHRPAPAGQRPNSVPPAQQPRPMSVPPAQQLRPTSVPPAQPLRPTTVAPAVPYARPPAAPAGYPRGAAAVPPPQVRQEHPPAYVHQAGPVQPGPDSHRSRPGMVLLAILLAVLVLICSGVISYSLRKQSQDGAAGALASQTVTAGALGLDGRDDATRTSYRREVRIQPDDGGTTTSEGRQTR; the protein is encoded by the coding sequence ATGCTCAGCCCCGGCGTCCAGCTCGGCAACCGCTACCGTCTCGACGAGCGGATCGCCAGCGGCGGCATGGGCGACGTGTGGCGCGGCACCGACCAGGTGCTCGGCCGTACGGTCGCCGTGAAGAGCCTGCTCCCCGCGCTGCTCGACGACCCGGACTTCGCCGAGCGGTTCCGCGGTGAGGCCCGCACGATGGCCACCATCAACCACCCCGGCGTGGTGGACGTCTACGACTTCGGCAACGACCAGCAGATCGCCTTCCTGGTCATGGAGTACGTCGAGGGCGACGCCCTGTCGTCCACGCTGAGCCGGGTCGGTCGGCTCACCCCGGCCCGGACGATGGCCCTCGTCGCGCAGGCCGCCGACGCGTTGCACGCCGCGCACGAGAAGGGCATCGTGCACCGCGACGTCAAGCCGGGCAACCTGCTGGTCCGGCCGAACGGCACACTTGTGCTCACCGACTTCGGCATCGCCCGTTCCGACATGGTCGGCCAGCTCACCGCCGCCGGCTCGGTGCTCGGCACCGCCTCGTACATCTCGCCGGAGCAGGCCACCGGCGGCGTTGCCACCCCCGCCTCCGACGTGTACGCGCTCGGCGTCGTCGCCTACCAGTGCCTCGCCGGACGGCGGCCGTTCGAGGGCGACAACCCGCTCGACATCGCCATGCGGCACGTCCGGGAGACGCCCCGGCCGCTGCCCGCCGACATCCCGCCGCAGGTCCGGGCCGTCGTGGAACGGGCGTTGGCGAAGGATCCGGCTGCCCGGTGGCCCAGCGCAGCAGCCCTCGCCGGTGTCGCCCGCCAGCTCAAGGCCGCGCTCTCCCAGCAGGCCCGGGCCGGTGGCAACCCCGGGCCGGTCTCCGCAGCGCCGGCCTCACCTGCCGCACCCGGCCGCGCGCAGGTGCCGCAGGCGCACCAGATGCGCCCGCCAGGTGCCCCGCACCGCCCGGCGCCCGCCGGGCAGCGGCCGAATTCGGTTCCGCCGGCTCAGCAGCCGCGCCCCATGTCGGTACCGCCGGCCCAGCAGCTTCGCCCCACCTCCGTCCCGCCGGCCCAGCCACTGCGCCCCACCACCGTCGCGCCGGCCGTTCCCTACGCCCGACCGCCGGCCGCCCCGGCCGGCTATCCCCGTGGCGCCGCGGCGGTGCCACCGCCACAGGTCCGCCAGGAACACCCCCCGGCGTACGTCCACCAGGCCGGCCCGGTGCAGCCCGGGCCGGACTCCCACCGGTCGCGGCCCGGAATGGTGCTCCTCGCCATCCTGCTGGCCGTACTGGTCCTCATCTGCTCCGGCGTGATTTCCTACAGCCTGCGGAAGCAGTCACAGGACGGTGCCGCCGGCGCGCTGGCCTCACAGACCGTGACGGCCGGCGCGCTGGGGCTCGACGGACGCGACGATGCGACCCGGACGTCGTACCGTCGTGAGGTACGAATCCAGCCGGACGACGGCGGGACGACGACGAGCGAAGGACGACAGACGCGATGA
- a CDS encoding class E sortase encodes MLPTRPGATRPPAAPRPPNAGPAGPSDRPAVAAPPPWPGAAAASTSPHSGPTGPGPRGAPTGPGPHGGSTAPGPHGGSTAPGPYGGSGRPTAGADRPSASADPGPVRPTGPIRPPAPGGAPTSPPAASGPSGVPTGPAPAGGGPALSGGGPSRAVGDEPTAYLPKVGPRSPRPTGSPGSAPQAGSGRGPDPAADPGATALIPAVSARPTPRPPAMDSTALMGAVPRTPTTDDPAGTDDGPAEPPRPRRGERVVQLRPHQTGEGYKSVYSELTRPSLGSRIRTGIRVTGEVLITFGLVVLLFAGYEIWGKSAIVDAHQNDLSNELAQVWAPTDDPTVAPSAGPSAKPSPPVRGKPLAGLYIPKLDKSWVVVEGVTQADIRYAPGHYPASALPGQVGNFSVAGHRNRATFWRLDELNEGDAIVVEGKTEWYVYLVSQSRIVKPTQVEVVAPVPGDPDKKPTKRMLTLTTCNPKFDNYQRLIVHAELDRTQPKTAGRPAELGG; translated from the coding sequence GTGCTGCCCACCCGCCCCGGCGCGACCCGTCCACCGGCCGCTCCCCGGCCGCCGAACGCCGGCCCGGCGGGCCCCTCGGACCGCCCCGCCGTAGCCGCACCGCCGCCCTGGCCCGGTGCCGCAGCGGCCAGCACCAGCCCGCACAGCGGGCCTACTGGCCCCGGCCCACGCGGCGCGCCCACCGGTCCCGGCCCGCATGGCGGGTCCACCGCGCCCGGCCCGCATGGCGGGTCCACCGCGCCCGGCCCGTACGGCGGATCCGGCCGTCCCACTGCCGGTGCTGACCGGCCGAGCGCTTCCGCCGACCCAGGGCCGGTCCGGCCGACAGGTCCCATCCGCCCGCCTGCACCGGGCGGCGCGCCGACCAGCCCGCCGGCCGCCAGCGGCCCGTCCGGCGTACCCACCGGGCCGGCTCCTGCCGGCGGCGGGCCGGCTCTATCCGGCGGCGGTCCGAGCCGGGCCGTGGGCGACGAGCCGACCGCGTACCTTCCGAAGGTCGGCCCCCGGTCCCCCCGCCCGACCGGGTCTCCGGGGAGCGCACCTCAGGCCGGGTCCGGTCGCGGCCCGGACCCCGCCGCCGACCCGGGCGCCACCGCGCTCATCCCCGCCGTGTCCGCAAGGCCCACGCCCCGGCCCCCGGCCATGGATTCCACGGCGCTGATGGGCGCGGTGCCCCGCACCCCGACCACCGACGACCCGGCCGGTACGGACGACGGCCCCGCCGAGCCGCCCCGCCCTCGCCGCGGCGAACGGGTGGTCCAGCTCCGGCCGCACCAGACCGGCGAGGGCTACAAGAGCGTCTACTCGGAACTCACCCGCCCGTCGCTCGGGTCCCGGATCCGTACCGGCATCCGGGTCACCGGCGAGGTGCTGATCACCTTCGGCCTCGTGGTGCTGCTCTTCGCCGGCTACGAGATCTGGGGCAAGTCGGCCATCGTCGACGCCCACCAGAACGACCTCAGCAACGAGCTCGCCCAGGTCTGGGCCCCTACCGACGACCCGACTGTCGCTCCGTCCGCCGGCCCGAGCGCCAAGCCGTCCCCTCCGGTCCGCGGCAAGCCGCTCGCCGGCCTCTACATCCCCAAGCTCGACAAGAGCTGGGTGGTGGTCGAAGGTGTCACCCAGGCCGACATCAGGTACGCCCCGGGCCACTACCCCGCCAGCGCGCTGCCCGGCCAGGTCGGCAACTTCTCCGTCGCCGGCCACCGCAACCGGGCCACGTTCTGGCGGCTGGACGAGCTGAACGAGGGCGACGCGATTGTCGTCGAGGGCAAGACCGAGTGGTACGTCTATCTGGTTTCGCAGTCCCGGATCGTCAAGCCGACGCAGGTCGAGGTGGTGGCTCCGGTGCCCGGCGATCCGGACAAGAAGCCGACCAAGCGGATGCTCACGCTCACCACCTGCAATCCGAAGTTCGACAACTACCAGCGCCTGATCGTCCACGCCGAACTGGACCGTACCCAACCCAAGACGGCGGGCCGTCCCGCCGAGCTGGGGGGCTGA